The following proteins are co-located in the Shouchella hunanensis genome:
- a CDS encoding ABC transporter ATP-binding protein translates to MYMNNDLMQIVRKIKIPKRILTVGLVLSIAFAVSAIITPLIIKNFIDDVTYSNEVNSQLLYALIGLFLIQGLLNGLSTYILSLLCETMIYRLRLQVWSKILTLPLRFFNENRPGELVSRLIGDIEEINMFLTEQVPKLLTNVVLIIGSLIALSLISYHMVLFIVIALALFLCVIVPFSKKMQTISYDFRLNVARLSAYFLRIIENIEVVKVYKTEKKEVDNGKKTLHSIFKLGMKEAKVYAFLEPLVMILSIILLTAVMGYGSLLISQGTLTFGGFLAAFLILFQLFSPLRAFSSIWVSYRTASGASVFIHSIFSFESEATGELAQGSKQNAVEIRNLTFSYKDTPVLRNVNVELKHGEVVAVVGPSGSGKSTFLKLLLGLYSPDSGSILYNGERVSHSAFYKSKIGYIPQDSLLFDASVETNVFYGNETKSSDAFLALLDRHFMNFDYDSLKDEFAPNLSGGQKQRVNILRALSKEREIIYLDEPTSNLDSESEAILQKYLHRNVENKIVVIIAHRLSTIINADRIIFLDNGQVTGEGTHHTLYNSHQKYRSYVDFQVLQ, encoded by the coding sequence ATGTATATGAATAACGATTTGATGCAAATTGTTAGAAAGATCAAAATTCCTAAACGTATTCTTACTGTGGGATTGGTTTTATCCATTGCCTTTGCTGTATCTGCAATCATTACACCGTTAATTATTAAAAACTTCATTGATGATGTCACCTATAGCAATGAAGTGAATAGCCAATTGCTCTATGCGCTGATTGGGCTCTTTTTGATTCAAGGTTTACTGAATGGGCTATCTACGTATATCTTAAGTTTGCTTTGTGAAACGATGATTTATCGACTGAGGCTACAAGTATGGAGTAAGATTTTAACATTACCACTTCGGTTTTTTAACGAAAATCGACCAGGTGAACTAGTAAGTAGATTAATTGGCGATATTGAAGAAATTAATATGTTTCTAACTGAACAAGTTCCGAAATTATTGACGAATGTCGTGTTAATTATCGGTTCATTGATTGCTCTTTCGTTGATTTCCTATCATATGGTACTCTTTATCGTTATCGCTCTAGCCCTATTTTTATGCGTCATTGTTCCATTTAGTAAGAAAATGCAAACCATTTCTTACGATTTTCGATTAAATGTTGCCAGATTGTCTGCTTACTTTTTAAGAATCATTGAAAACATTGAAGTGGTAAAAGTATATAAAACCGAAAAGAAAGAAGTAGACAATGGGAAAAAGACTCTTCATTCTATTTTTAAATTGGGCATGAAAGAAGCAAAGGTCTATGCTTTTCTAGAACCACTTGTGATGATTCTTTCCATTATTCTACTAACCGCTGTCATGGGATATGGGAGCCTATTAATTTCTCAAGGAACCTTAACGTTCGGAGGCTTTTTAGCGGCCTTTTTAATTTTATTTCAGTTATTCAGCCCATTAAGAGCTTTTTCAAGTATATGGGTGTCGTACAGGACAGCCTCAGGTGCATCTGTTTTTATCCATTCTATTTTTTCATTCGAATCGGAGGCAACAGGAGAATTAGCACAAGGTTCTAAACAAAATGCTGTCGAGATAAGAAACCTTACGTTCTCCTATAAAGACACCCCTGTTTTACGAAATGTGAATGTAGAATTAAAGCATGGAGAAGTAGTGGCCGTTGTTGGTCCTTCTGGCAGTGGGAAAAGTACGTTCTTAAAGCTTCTTTTAGGTCTCTATTCGCCAGATAGTGGATCTATTCTTTACAATGGCGAACGTGTTTCTCACTCTGCATTCTATAAAAGTAAGATTGGGTATATTCCGCAAGATAGCTTATTGTTTGATGCAAGTGTTGAAACAAATGTTTTTTATGGCAATGAAACGAAGTCAAGCGATGCGTTTCTAGCATTACTTGACCGACATTTTATGAATTTTGACTATGACTCCTTGAAAGATGAGTTTGCTCCTAATTTATCAGGAGGGCAAAAACAACGAGTGAATATTCTAAGAGCCCTTTCTAAAGAAAGAGAGATCATTTATTTAGATGAGCCTACTTCAAACTTAGATAGTGAAAGCGAAGCCATCCTACAAAAGTATTTACATCGTAATGTGGAGAATAAAATAGTCGTCATTATTGCTCACAGGTTATCAACAATTATTAACGCGGATCGAATTATCTTTTTAGACAATGGACAGGTAACGGGTGAAGGTACCCATCACACCCTTTATAATTCACACCAAAAGTATCGGAGCTATGTAGATTTTCAGGTATTACAATAA
- a CDS encoding arginase family protein, protein MNRSTRYKVNPNVSVIRTSAQDIILTNMGKGREYHIPLDMFTLLSSFNLPVNVEQAISIYRNSNQQVLEEAELLESIEELEKNDLIVLADVDVQMANNIAQSTNRFFNFNGMRMEEVINIGGHIADAVAIIGMPFDHNVTNLPGSRLGPEYLRRHSRSIVPYGFPQVEVKGQYTEGVQLASKVFDCGDISGHVFDRNGRQQRQLEEIVRKLTLAKIKPVIVGGDHSITYSSLQGILSHKKIGLIHIDAHYDGGGTEQVSFKDIHHGNFMDGFLNERNLEHILQIGQRQRVDQEHVQAEKIEVVSSGELDISDYLREGLPYYITLDVDVLDPSFMSSTGTPVPLGMHPKELMAILTSIREHDIIGADVVEFLPSEHKVHEALLVNELLLTLISMMTKVDLS, encoded by the coding sequence GTGAACCGTTCCACTCGGTATAAAGTAAATCCAAATGTGTCTGTTATACGTACTAGTGCTCAAGACATCATCCTTACCAACATGGGGAAGGGGAGAGAATACCACATACCACTAGATATGTTTACTCTTCTTTCTTCGTTCAATCTCCCTGTAAACGTGGAGCAGGCTATATCGATCTATAGGAACTCCAATCAACAAGTACTTGAAGAAGCGGAGTTACTAGAATCTATAGAAGAGCTTGAAAAGAACGATCTCATTGTGCTAGCTGATGTAGATGTTCAAATGGCAAATAATATTGCCCAATCAACGAATCGTTTCTTTAATTTTAATGGTATGAGAATGGAAGAGGTCATTAATATTGGTGGCCATATAGCGGATGCAGTCGCTATTATCGGCATGCCGTTTGATCACAATGTAACCAATTTACCAGGCAGTCGATTGGGCCCTGAATATTTGAGGCGTCACAGTCGATCAATTGTACCCTATGGTTTCCCTCAAGTAGAAGTGAAAGGACAATATACAGAAGGGGTCCAATTAGCGAGTAAGGTGTTTGATTGTGGAGATATCTCTGGACACGTATTTGATCGAAACGGTAGGCAGCAAAGACAATTAGAGGAAATTGTGAGGAAACTAACATTAGCGAAGATTAAGCCTGTAATCGTCGGTGGAGATCACTCGATTACGTATTCGTCCTTACAAGGGATTCTCTCGCATAAAAAAATTGGCTTGATCCATATTGATGCCCATTATGATGGCGGGGGAACCGAACAAGTATCATTTAAAGATATTCACCATGGGAACTTCATGGATGGGTTTTTAAATGAAAGAAATCTTGAACATATCCTACAAATTGGTCAAAGGCAAAGAGTGGATCAAGAGCATGTACAAGCAGAGAAGATTGAAGTCGTTTCTTCTGGTGAACTGGATATAAGCGACTATTTAAGAGAGGGGTTGCCCTACTACATAACGCTTGATGTCGATGTATTAGATCCTAGTTTTATGTCTTCAACAGGTACCCCAGTCCCGCTTGGTATGCACCCTAAAGAATTGATGGCTATCTTAACTAGTATAAGAGAACATGACATTATAGGTGCCGACGTGGTGGAATTTCTTCCGTCCGAGCATAAAGTTCATGAAGCCTTACTTGTAAATGAGCTGTTGCTAACGTTGATCAGTATGATGACGAAGGTGGATTTATCATGA
- a CDS encoding diaminopimelate decarboxylase family protein: MDHLYKQPDGKLFELVNQLKEPTMIYDLDGIKHTVRVLKEDIELIDNAFLHLAVKAIHNKEMLNHFAHLGLGCDVASVGEYRLVHDSGFRKITTTSPYYSRDSMSTFVENDIVMDLDSMDQLNDFVEMGYSKEVGLRIAIPIPEEMDTIATFGLDSRFGIDFYENKDELVRLKETYDLTISNLHIHTGQSTGASFQFKLNYLLDIASQIDTIKTINLGGGLFYLFHNREETRELFKEMNLLIRNWENVHGRKLEFIFEPGGALLAGNGYLISEIVSKKVHKKRNVTMLQCDTSFWNLSPWIRSNPIFLNRSDEVERVVFVGNTLFEGDSLSDFKEYEVPKVKRGDKVLFPAFGAYALTNARRFNRLNLPNQYVLIDGEIHSLEEEIRGEPFHSV; this comes from the coding sequence TTGGATCATTTATATAAACAACCTGATGGAAAGCTATTCGAGCTTGTGAATCAACTGAAGGAACCGACGATGATATATGATTTAGACGGAATAAAACATACAGTGAGAGTACTGAAAGAGGATATTGAGTTAATTGACAATGCCTTTCTTCATCTAGCAGTAAAAGCAATACATAATAAGGAAATGTTGAATCATTTTGCTCACCTAGGTCTCGGATGCGATGTTGCGAGTGTTGGTGAATATCGTCTTGTTCACGATAGTGGCTTTAGAAAGATAACGACGACAAGTCCATACTATAGCCGCGATAGCATGAGCACGTTTGTCGAGAACGATATCGTTATGGATCTAGATTCTATGGATCAACTAAATGATTTTGTTGAAATGGGTTACTCGAAAGAAGTAGGCTTGAGGATTGCGATACCTATTCCAGAAGAAATGGATACAATTGCTACCTTTGGCTTGGATAGCAGATTCGGCATTGATTTTTATGAAAACAAAGATGAACTAGTACGTTTAAAAGAAACATACGATTTGACAATTAGCAATCTTCATATTCATACAGGGCAATCTACCGGTGCTTCTTTTCAGTTTAAACTAAATTACTTATTAGATATTGCAAGTCAAATAGATACAATTAAAACGATTAATCTTGGCGGTGGTCTTTTTTATTTATTTCATAATCGTGAAGAAACGAGAGAACTGTTTAAAGAAATGAATCTGCTTATACGAAACTGGGAGAACGTTCATGGCAGAAAGTTAGAGTTTATTTTTGAACCTGGTGGTGCTTTGTTAGCTGGTAATGGTTATTTGATTTCAGAAATTGTCTCGAAGAAAGTACATAAGAAAAGAAATGTTACGATGTTGCAATGCGATACATCATTTTGGAATTTATCCCCTTGGATACGCAGCAATCCGATCTTTCTAAATCGTTCTGATGAAGTAGAGCGCGTTGTTTTTGTGGGAAATACGCTATTTGAAGGAGATTCTTTGTCAGATTTTAAAGAATATGAAGTACCCAAAGTAAAAAGAGGCGATAAGGTACTTTTTCCAGCATTTGGGGCTTATGCCTTAACGAATGCCAGAAGATTTAATAGGCTTAATCTACCAAACCAATATGTGTTAATTGATGGAGAAATCCATTCTTTAGAGGAGGAAATACGAGGTGAACCGTTCCACTCGGTATAA
- a CDS encoding lmo0937 family membrane protein, translated as MLWTILVVLVVLWLLGFIGEIGGNLVHILLVIALVVLIFQLISGRRKP; from the coding sequence ATGTTGTGGACGATCTTGGTTGTTTTAGTCGTATTATGGTTACTTGGATTTATCGGAGAAATCGGTGGAAACCTTGTACATATTTTATTAGTTATTGCACTCGTTGTTCTTATTTTCCAACTTATCTCAGGGCGCCGTAAACCTTAA
- a CDS encoding DUF4179 domain-containing protein has product MKQLHTDIPIEEVRSAIVTGLDRGRKAKNRRKKGVYAVVGIAATSTILVGSAYMSPALANNLSHIPIIGSIFGNSDVIGLQEAHKSGLSSQVGETQLVDGISITLEEVIYDDSTLSFSYLIKSEEPLSDYYFGAGAELTINGVSPSTYGGSYGEEHLSDTTRTAIQTIGVTDEMPDHFEVGLVLHGEEGESWYFSTPVQKVDSEKIVVNHTQTVDGLTVTVPDLSYGKTGLNLTYQGFDERTDVEQSFGMEIEFQVVDQDGNEINGMGGGVSGNIVHNKFEFSSIKSFDPIDDTVTELTITPHVVLPTNGGSVHIDEDGNETKQPFDEKVGEPPTFTSFKVKLKN; this is encoded by the coding sequence GTGAAACAGCTACATACTGATATTCCAATTGAAGAAGTTCGCAGCGCCATTGTGACAGGGCTTGATCGAGGACGGAAAGCGAAGAATCGTAGAAAAAAAGGAGTTTACGCTGTCGTAGGAATTGCTGCTACTAGTACTATTTTAGTTGGCTCAGCGTATATGTCACCGGCTCTTGCAAATAATTTGTCACACATCCCCATCATTGGCTCAATATTCGGCAATTCCGATGTAATTGGCTTACAAGAAGCACATAAAAGTGGTTTATCAAGTCAAGTGGGTGAAACTCAATTAGTAGACGGGATTTCAATTACCCTTGAGGAAGTGATTTATGATGATAGTACACTCTCTTTCAGCTATCTTATAAAAAGTGAAGAACCATTGTCGGATTATTACTTTGGTGCAGGAGCTGAGCTTACAATTAATGGTGTTTCTCCCTCTACTTATGGTGGAAGTTATGGAGAAGAGCATCTTTCAGACACCACACGTACAGCCATTCAGACGATTGGCGTAACCGATGAAATGCCCGATCACTTTGAAGTAGGATTGGTTTTGCATGGAGAAGAGGGGGAATCATGGTATTTCTCAACACCTGTCCAAAAGGTCGATTCTGAAAAAATAGTCGTTAATCACACGCAAACGGTTGATGGCTTGACTGTAACAGTACCAGACCTCTCCTATGGAAAAACAGGATTAAATTTAACGTATCAAGGCTTTGATGAAAGAACAGATGTTGAACAGAGTTTCGGAATGGAGATTGAGTTTCAAGTTGTTGATCAAGATGGGAACGAAATAAATGGTATGGGGGGCGGCGTTTCCGGTAACATTGTACACAATAAATTTGAGTTTTCGAGCATAAAATCGTTTGATCCGATCGATGATACGGTAACAGAATTGACGATTACGCCTCATGTTGTATTACCGACAAATGGGGGCAGTGTCCACATAGATGAAGATGGGAATGAAACAAAGCAGCCGTTTGATGAAAAAGTTGGAGAGCCACCGACATTTACTTCTTTTAAAGTAAAACTAAAAAATTAA
- a CDS encoding sigma-70 family RNA polymerase sigma factor, which yields MKHNLLTVKKAVNGDGGALESLLVMEERMLYAKALSYVGNKEDALDVIQETAYRAFIGIKKLRNIDYFSTWLFRILIRECYTLLKKKGQMIPYDERELMIRLESKQDKPNHHPILEEALSQLKPSFRVVIILFYYHDLSISDIAVITDKPVGTIKTNLRRARKQLKIDLEGSDLVSETATY from the coding sequence ATGAAACATAATCTATTGACAGTGAAAAAAGCCGTAAATGGCGATGGAGGAGCACTTGAATCGTTGCTTGTAATGGAAGAGAGAATGCTCTATGCAAAGGCCCTTTCATACGTTGGCAACAAGGAAGATGCCCTCGACGTTATTCAAGAAACGGCCTATCGTGCTTTTATAGGCATAAAAAAATTGCGCAATATTGACTATTTTTCAACGTGGTTGTTTCGGATATTAATACGAGAATGCTATACGTTGTTGAAAAAAAAGGGTCAAATGATTCCGTACGATGAAAGAGAATTGATGATTCGGTTGGAAAGCAAACAGGATAAACCGAATCATCACCCCATCTTGGAAGAGGCACTTTCTCAATTGAAGCCGTCTTTTCGAGTAGTCATTATCTTGTTTTATTATCATGATTTGTCCATAAGTGACATTGCAGTGATTACAGATAAACCGGTAGGGACGATTAAGACAAATTTACGTCGTGCTAGAAAGCAATTAAAAATAGATTTAGAAGGGAGCGACTTAGTCAGTGAAACAGCTACATACTGA
- a CDS encoding YueC family protein: protein MKCKAMVTGIGVCSVLLLSSVMPSFAQEERVEPGVYKEREVLLELRQYKPEAEQREIRVPEEQKILTFTQPLEETYTELQDTLFASNAEANHEENVAASAGLFNEEKVLARHVVPVEENGNVLPWILAAVATVLVSILLIYIIPKTAQLNE, encoded by the coding sequence ATGAAATGTAAAGCCATGGTTACGGGGATAGGAGTATGTTCAGTGCTACTCCTGTCTTCGGTAATGCCAAGCTTTGCCCAAGAAGAACGAGTGGAACCTGGTGTTTATAAAGAGCGGGAAGTGTTGTTAGAGCTCCGTCAATACAAACCAGAAGCGGAACAGCGGGAAATTAGAGTGCCTGAAGAACAAAAAATACTCACATTTACTCAGCCTCTAGAAGAAACATACACGGAACTTCAAGATACCTTGTTTGCAAGTAATGCTGAAGCGAACCACGAGGAAAATGTAGCTGCTAGCGCCGGGTTGTTCAACGAGGAGAAAGTGTTGGCGCGGCATGTGGTGCCGGTAGAAGAAAATGGAAATGTGCTACCATGGATATTAGCAGCTGTAGCGACGGTGCTTGTTTCGATTTTATTGATTTATATTATTCCTAAAACGGCGCAATTAAATGAGTAG
- the esaA gene encoding type VII secretion protein EsaA, which translates to MQKKHIVKLLLLVAIIIAIPFAFFQYIGQEPMREELKASGKMVVVNEDNGYQYEENEPLILGNDIVSTLQGDSEYEWVVAGRASAQAGLANQEYDAIVYIDSSFSENIMSFQDSLPNQASVNYEIYNNLNAENQERVQKELESAQLKMNQQISTQYWRYVSEEVDRVRGNFTDVLQKEVDFLNEMYSFYSPSSQELAEEIEVQRSRLDQYFSATSDTANLSESSRANLEEAQEGFNELTDAMDLYMNYHNEQTEMMLQANTQNGDLVNQAVNEFQQALQVGSGNVQESQSVFAPQFSNDGDRVVSLLGNWAIGSYKFTDDMNRFNRDINQVYAAQDEAVDRIPNAQAELIGQYANATQEERAEGQFRQTLYVRYHLSRDEDPQESPSRPEQPEEVLEPIDEDLLNDIEETIAEIEKLVGRLNPGEIDIPEPDQTEPESPSEPDPDNGDSDENEQPAPGDRDDNGNGDEDPPSQPTEPPNEEENNEGGNEEEERDEESEQELPLEEEEQEDLNTALSFTPYRAEFVTFSQDELQRVWTKAMELLNNMEPTLKVAQWRIEDHREVTEAFLDYVENLEDYASRLEQYVEQLEAQVIDPVIEEVRKQEQAVFNRIGASPSLIDSPILSTNVQELLTYYGELAKLDWAYSQLGNLNQDRVKQLVDEDNRVREVQATIDRARQSVSSFMGNQAQLEEAQQSVEEAEVEFTQFVADANNVLNELEQSIAQEQQAILEEVAAMAEASNAIGGNLSESYEAITIEPAPVDGLNGQMVVSNQQMSLDEVQQLGASVESLSNRQDDIIAQTEDLHSNVTEVQAKSDDLNSRWSDNVQTTELVYEDIHTILANALTDGHHNDYVYNHLSSPVGVSGEQGTGPAERLTPPIVVLVIVLLSSLLIGFLTHHYSSVPILVNLSLFSMLSIIVGLVISIYGLSIYTMSGSQSIQWTIITVLLILATAGLIRVAFMAGPWVGWLLSVACVLFFTSPLLDMAMPNFSTNNLIAELYISIQASSQNAFLTGMLPLVLIAALTIAVPIVRHAVVNRKKEEDDVYEM; encoded by the coding sequence GTGCAGAAAAAACATATCGTCAAGCTGTTATTGCTTGTAGCAATCATCATTGCTATCCCTTTTGCCTTTTTTCAGTACATAGGGCAAGAACCTATGAGAGAAGAATTAAAAGCATCCGGCAAAATGGTAGTAGTTAATGAGGACAACGGATACCAATATGAGGAAAATGAACCACTTATTTTAGGTAATGATATTGTATCCACATTGCAAGGTGACTCGGAATATGAATGGGTAGTGGCTGGTAGAGCTTCTGCTCAAGCTGGATTAGCGAACCAAGAATATGACGCGATTGTCTATATTGATTCTTCTTTTTCCGAGAACATTATGTCGTTTCAAGATTCACTCCCAAATCAGGCGAGTGTAAATTATGAAATCTATAACAATTTAAATGCAGAGAACCAAGAACGGGTGCAAAAAGAATTAGAGAGTGCCCAATTAAAAATGAACCAGCAAATTAGCACACAATATTGGCGCTATGTATCCGAGGAAGTGGACCGAGTTAGAGGAAACTTTACTGACGTGTTGCAAAAAGAAGTTGACTTCTTAAATGAAATGTACTCATTTTACTCGCCAAGTTCACAAGAATTAGCTGAGGAAATTGAGGTGCAGCGAAGCCGTCTTGATCAGTATTTTTCAGCTACTTCGGATACAGCCAATTTATCTGAAAGCTCTCGTGCGAATCTAGAAGAAGCCCAAGAGGGATTTAACGAACTTACTGATGCAATGGATCTTTACATGAATTATCACAATGAGCAAACAGAGATGATGCTACAAGCGAACACTCAAAATGGCGACCTTGTCAACCAAGCAGTGAATGAGTTTCAACAAGCTTTACAAGTAGGAAGCGGAAATGTACAAGAAAGTCAGAGTGTTTTTGCACCACAATTTTCCAATGATGGTGACAGAGTGGTTTCTTTGCTCGGTAACTGGGCCATCGGTTCGTATAAATTTACTGACGATATGAATCGATTTAATCGCGACATTAACCAAGTATATGCTGCCCAAGACGAAGCAGTTGATCGCATACCAAATGCACAGGCTGAACTAATCGGACAATATGCAAATGCAACGCAAGAAGAACGGGCAGAAGGGCAGTTCCGCCAAACGTTGTATGTACGCTACCATTTATCAAGGGACGAGGATCCACAGGAAAGCCCTTCTCGACCTGAACAGCCGGAAGAAGTGCTAGAGCCGATTGATGAAGATCTTCTAAACGACATAGAAGAAACGATTGCTGAAATCGAAAAATTAGTCGGTAGATTAAATCCTGGAGAAATAGACATTCCAGAACCTGATCAAACAGAACCAGAATCACCGTCAGAACCTGATCCGGATAATGGAGACAGTGATGAAAATGAGCAACCAGCGCCAGGAGATCGTGATGATAATGGAAACGGTGATGAAGATCCCCCTTCACAGCCAACAGAGCCTCCAAATGAGGAAGAGAATAACGAAGGCGGGAATGAAGAGGAGGAAAGAGACGAAGAGTCTGAACAAGAGCTTCCATTAGAAGAAGAGGAGCAAGAAGATTTAAATACAGCTCTTTCCTTTACGCCGTACCGTGCAGAATTTGTTACTTTTTCTCAGGATGAACTGCAACGGGTATGGACAAAGGCAATGGAACTACTTAACAACATGGAACCAACATTAAAAGTAGCGCAGTGGAGAATAGAGGACCATAGAGAAGTGACCGAGGCATTTCTTGATTATGTAGAAAACCTTGAAGACTATGCATCACGTTTGGAACAATATGTTGAACAGCTTGAAGCGCAAGTGATTGACCCAGTTATTGAGGAAGTTCGCAAGCAAGAACAAGCCGTTTTCAACCGAATTGGTGCATCGCCTTCCTTAATTGACAGTCCAATCCTGTCAACAAATGTACAAGAACTACTTACCTATTATGGAGAATTAGCCAAATTAGATTGGGCATATAGTCAGCTAGGTAATTTAAATCAAGACCGAGTGAAGCAACTTGTCGATGAAGACAATCGTGTCCGTGAGGTTCAGGCTACCATTGATAGGGCACGACAATCCGTCAGTTCGTTTATGGGCAACCAAGCGCAGCTGGAGGAAGCCCAACAATCCGTGGAGGAAGCAGAAGTAGAGTTTACTCAATTTGTTGCGGATGCAAATAATGTGCTGAACGAGTTAGAGCAATCAATTGCTCAAGAACAACAAGCCATTCTCGAAGAAGTGGCGGCAATGGCGGAAGCGAGTAACGCTATTGGCGGGAATCTATCTGAAAGCTATGAAGCGATTACTATAGAACCAGCACCGGTGGATGGCTTAAATGGGCAAATGGTCGTTTCCAATCAACAAATGTCATTAGATGAAGTTCAACAATTAGGAGCATCCGTTGAATCTCTTAGCAACCGCCAAGATGATATTATTGCTCAAACAGAAGATCTTCATAGCAATGTGACTGAAGTTCAAGCCAAATCAGATGATTTGAACTCAAGATGGTCAGACAACGTTCAAACAACGGAACTGGTTTACGAAGACATTCACACGATTTTAGCCAATGCTTTGACTGATGGCCATCACAATGACTATGTCTATAACCATCTTTCCAGTCCTGTTGGTGTAAGTGGAGAGCAAGGAACGGGACCAGCTGAAAGGCTAACACCACCAATCGTTGTGCTTGTCATTGTATTACTATCAAGTTTGCTGATTGGGTTTTTAACACACCACTATAGTTCGGTGCCAATCTTGGTTAATCTTTCGTTGTTTAGCATGTTATCAATCATTGTTGGTTTAGTCATAAGCATTTATGGCTTATCAATTTACACGATGAGTGGAAGCCAATCGATACAATGGACCATTATTACGGTTCTCTTGATCTTGGCAACAGCTGGCCTAATCCGTGTTGCCTTTATGGCTGGTCCGTGGGTTGGATGGCTACTTAGTGTTGCGTGCGTCCTATTCTTTACAAGCCCGCTCCTTGATATGGCCATGCCAAATTTCAGTACGAATAATCTAATTGCGGAACTCTATATTTCCATTCAAGCAAGCTCGCAAAATGCATTTCTTACAGGCATGCTTCCATTGGTGCTCATTGCAGCGCTAACGATTGCCGTTCCAATCGTTCGTCATGCGGTCGTAAACCGCAAAAAAGAAGAGGATGACGTTTATGAAATGTAA